In one window of Pseudobdellovibrionaceae bacterium DNA:
- the lexA gene encoding transcriptional repressor LexA produces MGTNLTAKQLQFINFIQEFKKSQGVWPSQRDVAEGLGFRSVGTVQRYKVRLEQLGLLQVSNNGRGLELIEQEAVVEAVELPLLGRVAAGMPIERFEYDEFIEVPKSMVAVGAPHFVLLVEGQSMIEDCIMDGDKVVIHQQAHATNGQIVVALIDNEATIKRYYKKRGRVELHPANPDYDIIQVDPASEFTIAGVLKGVIRHVD; encoded by the coding sequence ATGGGTACAAATTTAACGGCCAAGCAACTGCAGTTCATTAATTTTATTCAGGAATTTAAAAAATCCCAGGGGGTTTGGCCTTCCCAACGAGATGTGGCTGAGGGGTTGGGGTTTCGATCTGTGGGTACGGTTCAGCGCTATAAGGTGCGTTTAGAGCAGTTAGGATTGTTACAGGTGAGTAACAATGGACGCGGATTAGAGCTTATTGAGCAAGAGGCTGTGGTCGAGGCCGTTGAATTGCCCCTGTTGGGGCGAGTGGCCGCTGGCATGCCAATTGAAAGGTTTGAATACGATGAGTTTATAGAGGTGCCCAAATCTATGGTTGCAGTGGGGGCACCACATTTTGTCTTGTTGGTTGAGGGCCAGTCCATGATAGAAGACTGCATTATGGACGGTGACAAAGTGGTTATTCACCAACAGGCCCATGCGACTAATGGACAGATTGTAGTGGCGCTTATTGATAATGAGGCCACTATTAAGCGTTACTATAAGAAACGCGGTCGAGTTGAGCTTCACCCGGCAAATCCGGACTATGACATCATCCAAGTTGATCCAGCTTCTGAGTTCACAATAGCAGGGGTGCTAAAAGGTGTTATCAGACATGTGGATTAA
- the gmhA gene encoding D-sedoheptulose 7-phosphate isomerase, producing MNITDIWNLALTEARDVTTAFLADPDQLQKCQKFTQMLLATYSEGGKLMTCGNGGSHCDAMHFAEELTGRYRKDRRALGALALGDPSHVTCVGNDYGFEEIFRRQVEGLGRAGDLLVGLSTSGNSENVIRAVKQAKTQGIKTVGLLGKTGGQLKDLVDLAIVIPAHTSDRIQEMHIKIIHTVIETVERELFPENYV from the coding sequence ATGAATATCACAGATATCTGGAACCTGGCTCTCACTGAGGCCCGTGATGTGACAACAGCTTTTTTAGCCGATCCCGATCAACTGCAAAAATGCCAGAAGTTCACACAAATGCTTTTGGCCACATACAGTGAGGGCGGCAAGCTTATGACCTGCGGTAACGGCGGCAGCCACTGTGACGCAATGCACTTTGCGGAAGAACTCACTGGCCGATACCGAAAGGATCGTCGCGCCCTAGGTGCACTGGCCCTCGGGGATCCCTCGCATGTGACCTGCGTGGGCAATGATTATGGCTTTGAGGAAATTTTTCGCCGGCAAGTGGAGGGCTTGGGCCGCGCGGGCGATCTTTTGGTTGGCCTTTCCACAAGCGGCAATTCAGAAAATGTGATACGAGCCGTCAAGCAAGCAAAGACCCAAGGTATTAAAACCGTCGGCTTGCTCGGAAAGACCGGCGGTCAGCTCAAGGATCTTGTGGATTTAGCTATCGTGATTCCTGCCCATACATCGGATCGAATACAAGAAATGCACATAAAGATCATCCATACCGTGATTGAAACTGTGGAGCGCGAGCTCTTCCCAGAAAACTATGTGTAA
- the ltrA gene encoding group II intron reverse transcriptase/maturase, translating to MNTNTARAKKRKSLHPQTIRVQHRLATQTKQGRKHWDLFRWLCDPFLLCDAIQRVIDNSGSAGLDGLGVEELKGKEWSYATKLSKQLKMKTYQPGPVRRVYIPKADGRERPLGIPNIEDRVVQTALLILLEPIYEQEFLPCSYGFRPNRRAVDCAADVANTVFKYRHVLDADIESFFDRVSHKKLIGMLKEQIVDPRILHLIHQILKTGFKEVNKPWQPTPEGTPQGGPLSPLLANIYLHYGLDKKVEDVKAQGLDIHLFRFADDFVIAARTKRDLDLASKWLNYWMREVKLTLKGSKTTRVNMKNRSRNHDAKFTFLGFKFHLRAFRDNPKRFWVARQPSEKARKQLHQALRKKLLPHHTLEQARKLAKEIWLGWANYFRYSNANRVFYREVRSVHKALVRYLRRKYRQQRRPVAWRRLWPLLRSLKIGFRPVRVIPDLVRQKQVQIHLF from the coding sequence ATGAACACAAATACCGCCCGGGCGAAGAAGCGCAAGTCCCTTCACCCGCAAACCATTCGAGTGCAACACCGACTGGCAACTCAAACAAAACAAGGGCGCAAACACTGGGATCTTTTCAGGTGGTTGTGTGACCCGTTCTTACTATGTGACGCCATACAAAGGGTGATCGATAACTCCGGCTCTGCCGGTCTCGATGGTCTGGGTGTGGAAGAACTTAAAGGTAAGGAATGGTCCTACGCCACGAAGCTTTCCAAACAGCTTAAAATGAAGACCTATCAACCAGGTCCGGTCCGCAGAGTCTACATCCCTAAAGCGGATGGCAGAGAGCGTCCCTTGGGAATACCTAACATCGAAGACCGGGTGGTGCAGACAGCTCTTCTCATTTTACTAGAGCCTATCTATGAGCAAGAGTTCCTGCCTTGCTCCTATGGGTTCCGACCGAATAGACGAGCCGTAGACTGCGCCGCAGATGTGGCAAACACGGTCTTCAAGTATCGCCACGTGCTAGATGCGGACATTGAGTCTTTCTTTGACCGCGTCTCACACAAAAAGCTCATTGGCATGCTCAAAGAGCAAATCGTCGATCCAAGAATCCTCCATCTTATCCACCAAATCCTCAAAACAGGATTTAAAGAGGTCAATAAACCCTGGCAGCCGACACCAGAAGGGACACCACAAGGTGGCCCCCTGTCGCCCCTGCTGGCCAATATTTACCTCCACTATGGATTGGATAAGAAAGTCGAGGATGTGAAAGCGCAAGGACTGGATATACATCTTTTTCGCTTCGCTGATGACTTCGTCATCGCGGCCAGAACAAAGAGGGATCTGGACCTTGCTAGTAAGTGGCTCAACTACTGGATGCGGGAAGTAAAGCTCACCCTTAAGGGATCAAAGACCACCAGGGTGAACATGAAAAACCGCAGCCGAAACCATGACGCCAAATTTACCTTCCTTGGGTTTAAGTTCCACTTAAGAGCATTCCGTGACAACCCCAAGCGTTTTTGGGTGGCCAGACAGCCCTCGGAGAAAGCCCGTAAGCAACTGCATCAGGCCTTAAGGAAAAAGCTTTTGCCCCACCACACTCTGGAGCAGGCTCGCAAGCTAGCAAAGGAGATATGGCTGGGCTGGGCCAACTACTTTAGGTACAGCAATGCCAATCGGGTATTTTACCGCGAGGTCAGGTCTGTTCACAAAGCTTTGGTGCGATACCTCAGACGCAAGTACCGCCAGCAACGACGTCCAGTGGCTTGGCGCAGGCTATGGCCACTATTGCGAAGTTTGAAGATCGGATTTCGCCCTGTTAGAGTCATTCCAGATTTAGTTCGCCAGAAACAAGTCCAAATACACTTGTTTTAA
- the serS gene encoding serine--tRNA ligase, whose protein sequence is MIDIKALEKDEDGYRERYRENLKNRGDSPESVDQLLDLNQTRKTLISEFEEARAQQKKVGQEIALKKKNKDDATSLLDEMQALSQKLKDMEKSMADADEAVKDLLLRLPNLCDPDVPVGQSEEDNKVLRTIGEAPKFSFTALEHSELGEALDIIDFERAGRVTGSRFAFLKKAGAQMERALIQFMLDVHTREHGYEEMLPPFIVNSRSLTGTGQFPKFQQDVFGLAGTDYYLVPTAEVPVTNYYYDEILDETQLPQSFVAYTPCFRSEAGSYGRDTKGLIRQHQFNKVELMKFAHPENSEEEHERLTNHAENILKKLELSYRVASLSTGDIGFGAAKCYDIEVWLPGQNAYREISSCSNFRDFQARRANIRFRSSGGKPQYVHTLNGSGLAVGRTLIAILENYQTSEGTIAIPEVLQPYMGGAKTITR, encoded by the coding sequence ATGATAGATATTAAGGCGCTTGAAAAAGACGAAGATGGGTATCGTGAAAGGTATCGAGAAAATCTAAAAAATCGTGGCGATAGCCCGGAGTCTGTGGACCAACTCTTAGACCTCAATCAAACACGTAAAACACTGATCTCTGAATTCGAAGAAGCGCGGGCGCAGCAAAAAAAAGTCGGACAAGAAATAGCGCTTAAGAAAAAAAACAAAGACGATGCCACTTCACTTCTTGATGAAATGCAGGCTCTGAGCCAAAAGTTGAAAGACATGGAAAAATCTATGGCTGACGCTGATGAGGCTGTAAAGGACCTACTTTTGCGTTTGCCGAACCTTTGTGACCCGGACGTACCGGTGGGTCAGAGTGAAGAAGACAATAAGGTGCTTAGAACCATAGGCGAAGCGCCAAAATTTAGTTTTACAGCCTTGGAGCACAGTGAACTGGGCGAAGCCTTAGATATCATTGATTTTGAACGAGCCGGCAGAGTGACGGGGTCTCGGTTTGCTTTTTTGAAAAAGGCGGGTGCGCAAATGGAGCGCGCCCTGATACAGTTCATGCTTGATGTCCACACGCGGGAGCATGGCTATGAGGAGATGTTGCCTCCATTTATCGTGAATAGCCGAAGTTTGACGGGAACGGGACAGTTTCCAAAGTTTCAACAAGATGTATTTGGCCTTGCAGGCACCGATTACTATTTAGTGCCCACAGCTGAAGTGCCGGTGACCAATTATTATTATGATGAAATTTTAGATGAAACTCAGCTGCCACAAAGCTTTGTGGCGTATACGCCGTGTTTTCGTTCGGAAGCCGGAAGTTATGGACGAGACACCAAAGGGCTTATTCGTCAGCACCAGTTTAACAAAGTAGAATTGATGAAATTCGCTCACCCTGAAAATTCAGAAGAAGAACACGAAAGACTTACGAATCATGCCGAGAATATTCTCAAAAAACTAGAACTGAGTTACCGTGTGGCGAGTCTATCCACTGGTGACATTGGTTTTGGCGCAGCCAAATGCTATGACATTGAAGTGTGGTTGCCGGGGCAAAATGCCTATCGAGAAATCAGTTCATGTTCGAATTTCAGAGACTTTCAAGCGCGTCGGGCAAACATTCGGTTTCGCTCTTCGGGCGGTAAACCCCAATACGTGCATACACTTAATGGATCGGGTCTGGCGGTAGGAAGAACTCTCATCGCCATACTAGAAAACTATCAAACCAGTGAGGGCACGATAGCCATCCCCGAGGTGCTGCAACCCTATATGGGTGGGGCAAAGACCATCACTCGTTGA
- a CDS encoding tetratricopeptide repeat protein: MGKGTKKWLIKLYDGRIKGPYSTSEVLSAISRGDFSGEETISLYPGGRWVPISQDPVFYDKLLEFLASDGAQVGFENLEKTASGVNEDVEPDAAVEEPPPEMAESSEPKVRQRRRGTAKKVTSAKDKTEGPSDSVKSNDVGDAEESDESDDDFDDDDVFELGKVDDIVRTKKAKRAILPIVVSAVAVCLALAYLLLSGSDSGQRTRLMAPREGQPAMNQNEVATLMVRASQAYTADTRSGYLQAQSFLVQAIEGDMRQSAAMALLCMTHLELWPFAYQDQADIKVVGRLVRLAGQADAGGLNHAACRVVQALVRGQILEAQTLSNLVLDSFAGSENPPTYFYYLRARILDVQREYASAARYAISAQQLWREWLRAYVLEAEMYEKQNQQERAATRFRQILDSNPGHVMSKIHLGAIEFKHFNHPEKAKELLKEALKVDRGAPNKSLSLAYQILAEIAVYENDGSRGLELAKKSYSLNSLNQESKALIEQLGGRVDDVKLKDQQLVFEGDQLLLAGEYSSAQALYKTAFELNNKNGMAAQKAAESLWRLGLSKDAISWLNKATLADPKLISAYVLLADYYAQQYNFEAAAKVLSKAKRISPRSYEVDRGYALVELRRNNPKGAIDWGTRAIKLYETDVETHVILARAYGMMGREPKAFENAYFHASQAIELDPSHREAQVVYAQALGDIQGIGTAISYLSKLVQAYPMVAEFSLGLAKVYSKDMQFDQARLVLEKLIQVADEPKAAYLELAKIYQAQEHFESARDAYLKAAVQDPADVEPLFYLGQLYLSINKPFDARTQFQRVKSLNSRYPLVNYYLGRAALLMNSPNEALEHAQLERRLNPKLADPYLLAAEAYTQLKQFNLCAREYQQAIKLRPVGAEIYVKVARCYRLSGNLDAATSMLDQAKARESGNAEIYKELGAVYLVRGDCSRANLAFEQYFVLDPNALDREQIEMKLLACGR, from the coding sequence ATGGGCAAGGGCACGAAGAAATGGCTGATCAAACTTTATGATGGAAGAATCAAAGGACCATATTCCACATCCGAAGTGCTATCAGCCATCAGCCGCGGAGATTTTTCAGGTGAAGAGACTATCAGTCTTTACCCAGGTGGCCGATGGGTCCCCATATCTCAAGATCCTGTTTTCTACGATAAGCTATTGGAGTTTTTGGCCAGCGATGGCGCGCAGGTAGGCTTTGAGAACCTGGAGAAAACAGCATCAGGAGTCAATGAAGATGTTGAACCCGATGCGGCTGTCGAAGAGCCCCCGCCGGAAATGGCTGAGTCATCAGAGCCAAAGGTAAGACAACGTCGACGAGGTACGGCGAAAAAAGTAACTTCTGCCAAAGATAAAACCGAAGGCCCCTCTGATTCAGTAAAGTCTAATGATGTCGGCGATGCGGAAGAAAGCGATGAATCAGACGATGACTTCGATGACGACGATGTTTTTGAACTGGGCAAGGTGGATGACATTGTTCGAACAAAGAAGGCAAAACGGGCTATTTTGCCCATAGTCGTTAGTGCTGTCGCCGTTTGTTTAGCATTAGCGTATCTTTTATTGTCTGGATCAGATTCAGGTCAACGCACTCGCCTTATGGCGCCCCGTGAGGGCCAGCCAGCTATGAACCAAAACGAAGTGGCCACACTCATGGTGAGGGCGAGCCAAGCCTACACGGCAGATACGCGCAGTGGTTATCTTCAGGCGCAGAGTTTTTTGGTGCAGGCTATTGAGGGTGACATGCGCCAGTCAGCAGCGATGGCTTTATTGTGTATGACCCACTTGGAGCTTTGGCCGTTTGCCTATCAAGATCAAGCAGATATAAAAGTGGTTGGTCGTTTAGTGCGCTTGGCAGGGCAGGCCGATGCCGGAGGACTCAACCATGCCGCTTGTCGAGTGGTGCAGGCCTTAGTGCGTGGCCAGATTCTTGAGGCCCAGACATTATCAAATCTTGTCTTAGACTCTTTTGCCGGATCAGAAAATCCGCCGACTTATTTCTATTACCTTCGCGCTCGGATATTAGACGTTCAACGTGAATATGCATCGGCCGCTAGATATGCCATTTCGGCCCAGCAGCTTTGGCGAGAATGGCTGAGAGCCTACGTGCTAGAAGCAGAAATGTATGAAAAACAAAATCAACAAGAGCGGGCGGCCACCCGATTTCGACAAATATTAGATTCGAATCCAGGGCATGTGATGTCAAAAATCCACCTCGGGGCTATCGAATTCAAACATTTTAATCATCCTGAAAAGGCGAAGGAGCTTTTAAAGGAGGCATTGAAAGTGGACCGCGGGGCGCCGAACAAGTCACTTTCCTTGGCCTATCAAATTCTAGCTGAAATAGCTGTTTATGAAAATGATGGCAGTCGAGGGCTAGAGTTGGCTAAAAAATCTTATAGTCTCAACTCGCTCAATCAAGAAAGCAAGGCGCTCATAGAGCAATTAGGTGGTCGCGTGGACGATGTGAAGCTCAAAGATCAGCAGCTGGTATTTGAAGGGGACCAGCTGCTTCTGGCCGGAGAATATTCATCTGCACAAGCTCTGTATAAAACAGCCTTTGAACTAAATAACAAAAATGGAATGGCGGCGCAAAAGGCGGCAGAGAGCCTATGGAGGCTTGGGTTGTCAAAAGATGCTATCAGTTGGTTGAATAAAGCGACTTTAGCTGACCCCAAACTTATTAGCGCCTATGTCTTACTCGCAGACTATTATGCCCAACAATACAATTTTGAAGCGGCCGCGAAAGTTTTAAGCAAAGCCAAACGGATATCTCCAAGAAGTTATGAAGTCGATCGAGGTTATGCACTTGTAGAGCTTCGCAGAAACAATCCCAAGGGGGCCATTGATTGGGGGACCCGAGCCATCAAGCTGTATGAAACCGATGTGGAAACACACGTCATATTGGCTAGGGCCTATGGAATGATGGGGCGAGAACCGAAGGCTTTTGAGAACGCGTATTTTCATGCGTCGCAAGCCATAGAGCTGGATCCAAGTCATCGAGAAGCTCAAGTGGTCTATGCACAGGCTCTCGGAGATATTCAGGGGATCGGCACGGCCATTAGCTACTTATCTAAACTCGTGCAAGCCTATCCTATGGTGGCAGAATTCAGTTTGGGTTTGGCAAAAGTGTACAGTAAGGATATGCAATTTGATCAGGCTCGTCTGGTTTTAGAAAAACTCATTCAGGTGGCTGACGAGCCTAAAGCGGCTTACTTAGAATTGGCAAAAATATATCAAGCACAAGAGCATTTTGAGAGCGCAAGAGATGCGTATCTGAAAGCCGCCGTGCAAGACCCAGCAGACGTAGAGCCGTTATTCTATTTAGGGCAACTGTATTTGAGTATCAATAAGCCCTTTGATGCTCGAACTCAGTTTCAGAGAGTCAAAAGTTTAAATAGCCGCTACCCCCTGGTGAATTATTATTTGGGGCGCGCAGCCCTGTTGATGAATTCACCCAATGAAGCGTTGGAACATGCCCAGCTGGAAAGGCGCTTGAATCCCAAGCTGGCTGATCCCTATTTGCTGGCAGCAGAGGCCTACACTCAATTGAAGCAATTTAACTTGTGTGCAAGGGAGTATCAGCAGGCCATCAAATTGCGCCCGGTGGGTGCAGAAATTTATGTGAAAGTGGCGCGTTGCTATAGACTCTCCGGTAACCTCGATGCGGCCACTTCGATGTTGGACCAGGCGAAGGCGAGAGAGTCTGGGAATGCTGAAATTTACAAGGAGCTAGGTGCCGTTTACTTGGTTCGAGGCGATTGTAGCCGTGCCAATTTAGCATTTGAACAGTATTTTGTACTCGACCCTAACGCTTTGGATAGAGAACAAATTGAAATGAAGCTATTGGCTTGTGGCCGATAG
- the murA gene encoding UDP-N-acetylglucosamine 1-carboxyvinyltransferase, protein MDAMLVEGGHVLNGEIATSGSKNAALPILFSSLLADGEHVFHNVPRLKDIDSTCQLLELLGCETHRDGHTVKIKVSPLTSYEAHYDIVRKMRASILCLGPLLARHGRAKVSLPGGCAIGTRPINLHLEAMKALGAEIEMAQGYVYGSCKRLVGNTLLFDAATVGGTENLLMAASLAEGRTIVENAAKEPEVVDLANYLNKMGAKISGAGSSIITIDGVERLTPAEHPIVADRIEAGTLLIAGAITGGEVTVTECEPDHFHALTEKLRESGFKISVQGNAVTVHRCNQWRGVDVTTAPHPGFPTDLQAQFMALMTQAEGTSVITETVFENRFMHVQELVRLNADINPKSRVAVVRGRRGGLKGAPVMATDLRASACLVLAGLVAEGQTQVNRIYHLDRGYEALEQKLTALGGVVKRVKGD, encoded by the coding sequence ATGGATGCAATGCTTGTTGAGGGCGGCCATGTATTAAATGGAGAGATCGCCACTAGTGGTTCTAAGAATGCAGCACTCCCCATATTGTTTTCCTCGCTGTTGGCTGATGGTGAGCACGTTTTTCACAATGTGCCACGCCTAAAGGACATTGATTCAACCTGTCAGTTACTGGAGCTGCTTGGCTGCGAGACTCATCGAGATGGTCACACTGTTAAAATTAAAGTTTCCCCTCTAACAAGCTATGAGGCCCATTACGATATCGTAAGAAAAATGCGTGCAAGCATTTTGTGTCTCGGGCCTTTGCTAGCTAGGCATGGCCGCGCCAAGGTCAGTTTGCCCGGTGGTTGTGCCATTGGTACACGACCGATTAATCTCCATTTAGAAGCAATGAAAGCCCTCGGTGCAGAGATTGAAATGGCTCAAGGGTATGTCTATGGTAGTTGCAAAAGACTTGTTGGAAACACTTTGTTGTTTGATGCCGCCACGGTGGGAGGCACTGAAAACCTACTCATGGCAGCAAGTCTAGCTGAGGGAAGAACCATCGTTGAAAACGCGGCCAAAGAGCCAGAGGTAGTAGACTTAGCTAATTACTTGAACAAGATGGGCGCAAAAATTTCCGGTGCCGGCTCAAGTATTATAACCATTGATGGTGTTGAAAGGCTAACTCCGGCTGAACATCCCATTGTGGCCGATCGAATTGAGGCGGGCACATTGTTAATTGCTGGTGCAATTACAGGCGGCGAAGTGACAGTGACTGAATGTGAGCCAGATCACTTTCATGCGTTGACTGAAAAGCTTCGTGAAAGTGGTTTTAAAATTTCGGTACAGGGTAACGCAGTGACTGTCCATCGGTGCAACCAATGGCGGGGTGTGGATGTGACAACAGCACCTCATCCGGGATTCCCCACCGACTTGCAGGCCCAATTTATGGCGTTGATGACTCAGGCTGAAGGCACCAGTGTGATTACAGAAACTGTGTTTGAAAATAGATTTATGCATGTTCAAGAGTTGGTGAGACTTAATGCAGACATCAACCCAAAAAGTCGTGTGGCCGTAGTTCGAGGTCGACGAGGTGGGCTCAAAGGAGCCCCGGTCATGGCCACGGATTTGCGTGCCAGTGCCTGCTTAGTGTTGGCAGGATTAGTGGCTGAGGGTCAAACACAAGTAAACCGAATTTATCATTTAGATCGTGGATATGAGGCTCTTGAGCAAAAACTCACAGCCCTTGGTGGAGTGGTAAAGCGAGTTAAGGGTGACTAG
- the prmC gene encoding peptide chain release factor N(5)-glutamine methyltransferase, whose product MIIKDVLGRTTEHFKKLGLSTPRLDAELLISNALGWERIDLYMQIEYPLDEEQLQKCRAAVQRRSKGEPVAYILGYRDFYKHKFKVNTNVLIPRPETELLVELALDYLKHAGLEGETHVVDFGCGSGCIGLSIVSEHESSQLVGIDLSDGAIQVAKENSQVMGLDHRVQFVKSDVTLLDAVNNQNLQKNCANIVVMNPPYIAPNDENLDPMVKKYEPHMALFAEDSGMSAIKKWAMIAAKMLVSGGWLGTEVGQGQARPIIDYLSQSGLFIDVEAKQDYSGVDRFVIGIRA is encoded by the coding sequence ATGATTATCAAGGACGTACTGGGTCGAACAACAGAACATTTTAAAAAATTAGGTTTGAGCACACCCCGACTTGATGCTGAACTTCTTATCTCAAATGCTTTAGGGTGGGAACGCATCGACCTATATATGCAGATAGAATATCCCTTGGATGAAGAGCAATTGCAAAAATGCCGGGCGGCGGTGCAGCGGCGCTCAAAAGGTGAGCCCGTAGCCTATATCTTGGGCTATCGTGATTTCTACAAACATAAGTTCAAAGTAAATACAAATGTGCTTATCCCGCGGCCAGAGACAGAGTTGCTTGTGGAGTTGGCACTCGACTACCTTAAACATGCAGGGCTTGAGGGCGAGACCCATGTGGTCGACTTTGGATGCGGAAGTGGATGTATTGGTCTAAGCATTGTAAGCGAACATGAGAGCAGTCAACTTGTGGGGATTGATCTTTCTGACGGAGCAATCCAAGTGGCCAAAGAGAATAGTCAGGTTATGGGGCTTGATCACCGCGTCCAATTTGTTAAATCGGATGTCACTTTGCTCGACGCCGTCAATAATCAGAATCTACAAAAGAACTGTGCAAACATTGTCGTCATGAACCCTCCATATATTGCCCCGAATGATGAAAACCTGGATCCAATGGTGAAAAAGTACGAGCCTCATATGGCCCTTTTTGCAGAGGATAGTGGAATGTCTGCGATAAAAAAATGGGCGATGATTGCAGCTAAGATGTTGGTGTCTGGCGGCTGGCTGGGAACGGAAGTCGGCCAAGGCCAAGCTCGGCCAATCATTGACTATTTAAGCCAGTCAGGATTGTTTATTGATGTTGAGGCGAAACAAGATTATTCCGGCGTAGATCGATTCGTGATAGGAATAAGGGCCTAA
- the prfA gene encoding peptide chain release factor 1 → MFKKLDEVENRYEQINQQLQEPGLADDQKKYRSLMKELSDLESVVSKYRQFKKTQSDLEGSRDLLHSESDPELKELAKEEVLALESDLENIQQDLRLALIPKDPNDDKNVILEIRAGAGGDEASLFAEELFRAYSLFASAKGWRVQLLSTSPGNVGGFKEVVASITGDKVYSLLKYESGVHRVQRVPKTESQGRIHTSTVTVAVLPEAEEVDIKIDQKDLRIDVYRSSGHGGQSVNTTDSAVRVTHIPTGTVVTCQDGKSQLSNKQQALKVLYSRLMAVEEERARKEASDARLAQIGTGDRSERIRTYNFPQSRMTDHRIGLTIHQLDDLMGGHFGLVVDPLVTHYQAEALKQSQP, encoded by the coding sequence ATGTTTAAAAAATTAGATGAAGTCGAAAATCGCTACGAACAGATCAATCAACAGTTGCAGGAGCCTGGCCTTGCCGATGATCAGAAAAAGTACCGAAGTTTGATGAAAGAATTGTCTGACTTGGAGTCTGTGGTTTCCAAGTACCGACAGTTTAAAAAAACCCAATCAGACCTTGAGGGCAGTCGTGATCTGTTACATTCAGAAAGCGATCCAGAATTAAAAGAACTGGCCAAAGAAGAAGTGTTGGCATTGGAGTCCGACCTGGAGAACATCCAACAAGACCTGAGGTTGGCCCTTATACCCAAAGACCCTAACGATGACAAAAATGTGATTTTAGAGATTCGAGCTGGCGCCGGCGGCGATGAAGCCAGCTTGTTTGCTGAAGAGCTCTTCAGAGCGTATTCGCTTTTTGCTTCAGCAAAAGGCTGGCGGGTTCAGTTGTTGTCCACTTCACCCGGCAATGTAGGTGGCTTCAAGGAAGTCGTAGCCAGCATCACTGGAGACAAGGTTTATAGTCTTTTAAAGTACGAAAGTGGTGTTCATCGAGTGCAAAGGGTTCCAAAGACAGAGTCCCAGGGGCGTATTCACACGTCCACTGTGACGGTTGCAGTGCTTCCCGAGGCTGAGGAAGTGGACATCAAGATCGACCAAAAAGATTTAAGAATCGATGTTTATCGGTCAAGCGGACACGGTGGTCAATCAGTCAACACCACTGACTCGGCTGTGCGGGTGACCCACATTCCAACGGGTACCGTGGTAACTTGCCAAGACGGTAAGTCGCAACTGAGCAACAAGCAGCAAGCTTTAAAGGTATTGTATTCTCGACTCATGGCTGTTGAGGAGGAGAGAGCGCGCAAGGAGGCATCAGATGCCCGATTGGCGCAAATAGGAACAGGCGATCGATCGGAGAGAATTAGAACTTATAACTTTCCTCAATCTCGCATGACCGACCACAGAATTGGCCTCACTATTCACCAGTTAGATGACCTTATGGGTGGTCATTTTGGTTTGGTGGTAGACCCACTCGTGACACACTATCAAGCCGAGGCGTTGAAGCAGTCTCAGCCATGA